The following is a genomic window from Chitinophaga caseinilytica.
AACCTCGTCGCCCTTATCCTCATTTTTACGCTGCCGGTTTCGTTCGCCCGGGCGCAAAGTCTCGCCGAACTGGAAAGACAGCTGGATTCGCTGTTGGACAGCCGTTATAAAAGCGAGGTGACCCTGGCAGTGGGGTTCGGCAACAACCCCGCGTACGGCGGTAAAGCGGCGGACGCTTTCCGGCCCATAGACATGAAGCCTTTCCTTTCCCCTTCTGTCACCTACACGCATAAAAGCGGTCTGTTCGCCAACGCAGCGGCGTATTACCTGCTGAGCGGCGGCAACAAGCCCTGGTTCGAATTCGACCTGGGTGGCGGGTACGACTACACGCGCAACCGCGATTTGATGACGGGGATTTCCTACACGCGATATATGTACGCCGATAGCTCCGACGTTCCGCAAACGCCCATCAAAAACGAATTGTACGCCTATTTCATTTACCGCAAATGGTGGCTGCAACCCGGTCTGAGCCTCGATTTCGGCTGGGGGAGCCTCAAGCGGGAAGAGGCATCGGTAACCACCCGGGAACACGGGAACGATTTCAACGTGATCGTGGACGTTCGCCATCCGTTTTTGTATATGGATGTGCTGACGGCGGATGATGGCCTGCTGATCATGCCCATCGCGGGATTGACGACCGGCACCGCGAAATATTTTTCGAGCATGAGAAGCTTTCGGTACGCGACGCGGGGGAATGCCATCAAAAAATTCAGCGAAAAGAAGAACAATGGCCGTGGGAACGGGAATGGTAATGGAAACGGCAACGGCGGTGGACAGGGAGCGCCGGTTGCGGAGGCTACGGAAACCATTTTATCCGACGGAAGCGCGTTCAAGCCGCGGGCGGTGGACCTGGGGCTGCGGGTGTCTTACATCATCGGCAAGTTTGCGATATCCCCATCTTTCACTTTGTTCAAAATGTTGCAGGGCCCGGACACTTCCGTATCCGGATACTTTACTGCCAACGTGAGCGTTACATTCTGAAAACTGATCGAGTGCTCTTTTAGCATGGAATTTGCAACGAGCGTAGGGGTTGCAGGCCCGGGGTTCGTCTGTATGGACGGAAGTGGTTCGCAATCAAGCCCATCAAGATAAATTAGCTGCTTAACACTAAACAAATATCGAATATGAAAAAACTGTTTTTGGCCCTTGTTGTAATCTCCGGCCTGACCGTATCCTCCGCAAAAGCCCAGAAAATGATCCGTTTCGGTTTCAAAGGCGGCGCCAACCTGGGGAAGATCGACGGAACGGGGTATGACGACGCCTTCAAACTCGGGTGGCACCTGGGCGGTTTCGCGCAGATCAACCTGGTGAAAGGTTTCGGCATCCAGCCCGAACTGATCTATTCCAGCTCCAAAACCGAAGTTAAGAACACCGGCGAATTCCAAACCGAATACGAACTGAACCAGGTAAAAGAGAATAAGCCGAAATTGGATTATCTTTCCATTCCGGTGCTCGCCAACATCGACCTGGGCTCTCCCCGCTTCAAACTGCAGGTAGGCCCCCAGTTCAGCATCATGACGAGCAAGAAAAGGAACGTGTTCCAGGAAGGAAAGGAAGCATTTAAAGGCGGTGACTTCGGCGCTGTTGGCGGCCTCTGGCTCCAGCTCCCTATCGTGAACATCAGCGCCCGCTACGTGATCGGCCTGTCCAACGTCAACGACATTACTTTCGCCAACGGTACCAATCCCGAAAAGTGGAAGAATCAATCTATTCAACTGGGCGTAGGTATTACTCTCTAAGTTTTACCTACAACTGAGCGATGACCGCTTCCGGAAACGGGGCGGTCTTTTTTTGCCCCGGGCAACCCCCGGCCGCCTTCCCGCGTTTCCTATTTTGGCATGCCCACAGCAATGGCACTAAAGTTGACTATATAGGCTTGTTCTATTTTCAGGGACTTTTGCAGGAGGGATCCTGCCATTCTGTCCCGATACTTAAAACTGACAGATGAATACATTTTTCTTGGGCAATACAGAGGAAGAGATGGAGTTTATGCCCATCATTCCGCTTAATGAAGACGGAGAAGGGCAGGAAGAAGACCTAATTCCCGAAGAACTGGCACTTTTACCCCTCCGCAATACCGTACTGTTCCCCGGCGTGGTGCTCCCCATCACCGTTGGGCGCGACAAGTCGATCAAGGCGGTGAACGATGCGTACAAGACTGACAAAATGATCGGTGTAGTCGCACAAAAAGACAGCAATGTCGAAGAACCTGCGGTGACAGACCTCAACGAAGTGGGGACGGTCGCCAAAATCGTGAAGCTCATCAAAATGCCCGATGGCGGCACCACCATCATCATCCAGGGCCGGAAACGCTTCCGTATCAAGGAAATCGTGACGGAAGACCCCTATTTCAAGGCGAAATACGACATCCTCAGCGATGAAGTGGAAGAAGGCGATTCGGAGTTCGACGCCTATGTTTCTTCCATCAAAGACCTGGCGGGGCAGATCATCGCCCTCAGCCCGCACCTCCCGTCGGAAGCCAGCATCATCCTCAAAAACATCGAGAACGCGCCTTTCCTCATCCACTTCGTGTCCAGCAACCTGAACAGCGACGTGAAGGAAAAGCAGCGCATCCTCGAGATCAGCAACCTCCGCCAGCGTGCGGAAGTGCTCATGAAGCTCCTGCAGCTGGAATTGCAGCTCGCGGAACTGAAAAACAAGATCAATAACAAAACCAAGCAGGACCTCGACAAGCAGCAGCGGGACTACTTCCTCCAGCAACAGATGAAATCCATCAAGGAAGAACTGGGCGGAGACAGTAACGATCGCGAGATCAAGGAAATGATCCGCAAGTCGGAAGCCAAGAAATGGCCCGATGCCGCGCGCGACCTGTTCACCAAAGGCATCGAGAAGCTGGAGCGCATGCATCCCAGCACGCCCGATTACTCCGTGGTGTACAATCACCTCGACCTGATGCTCGACCTGCCCTGGCAGGATTATACCAAAGACAGTTACGACCTGAAGAAGGCCAAGAAAGTGCTCGATCATGATCATTACGGGATGGACCGGATCAAAGACCGCATCCTCGAATACCTGGCCGTGCTGAAACTGAAAGGCGACATGAAATCGCCGATCCTTTGTTTCGTGGGCCCTCCGGGCATCGGTAAAACCTCGCTGGGGCGCTCCATCGCCAATGCGATCGGCCGTAAGTACGCGCGCCTCAGCCTCGGCGGGCTGCACGACGAAAGCGAGATCCGCGGTCACCGTAAAACCTACATCGGCGCCATGGCCGGCCGTATCCTGCAAACGATCCGTAAAGTGAAATCCTCCAACCCGGTGATGATCCTCGACGAGATCGACAAAATCGGCAACGACTTTCGCGGCGATCCGGCTTCGGCGCTGCTCGAAGTGCTCGATCCCGAACAGAACAGCACCTTCTACGATAATTACCTGGAGCTGGAATACGACCTGAGCAAAGTACTGTTCATCGCTACGGCCAACAACCTCGGCGCTATTCCGCACGCCCTGCGCGACCGCCTGGAGATCATCGACCTGAGCGGTTACTCCATCGAGGAGAAAGTGGAGATCGCCAAGCGCCACCTCCTGCCGAAACAAAAGGAAATGCACGGGCTCGATAACGTGAAGTTATCGTTCGCCAATAAAGTGATCGAAAAAGTAATCGCCAATTATACCCGCGAAAGCGGCGTCCGCGAGCTGGACCGCCAGTTTGCGGCCATCATGCGCTCCCTCGCCAAAGACGTGGCACTCGGCAAAACGCCGAAAGAGGCCGTATCCGAAGAAAGGATCGCGCAGGCGCTGGGCAAGCCGAAGTACAACAATGAAATGTACAAAACGGGCAATCCTCCCGGCGTGGCCGTGGGCCTGGCCTGGACGTACGTGGGAGGAGACATCCTCTTCATCGAGTCCAGCCTCTCGGACGGGAAGGGCGAGCTGAAGCTGACCGGTAACTTGGGCAATGTGATGAAAGAATCGGCCGTTACGGCGCTCAGCTGGCTGCAGGCCAACGCGCTGAATTTCAAGATCGATCCGAAAGTGTTCCAGCAAAAGACCATCCACATCCACGTTCCGGAAGGAGCGGTGCCGAAAGATGGGCCCAGTGCGGGCGTTACCATGCTTACGGCGCTGGCCTCGGTGTATACCGGCCGTCGCGTAAAGCCGTACCTGGCCATGACGGGCGAGATTACGCTCCGCGGACAGGTGTTGCCCGTGGGCGGTATCAAGGAAAAAATCCTCGCCGCCAAGCGCGCCGGCATCAAGGAGATCATCCTTTGCTGGCAGAACGAAAAAGATATCCAGGACATCAACCCCGACTATATCAAGGGGCTGAAGTTCCATTATGTGCGCGAAATGAACCAAGTGCTCGAATCTGCGTTATTAAAGAGGTAGGACGCACGGTCCGTTACTCCTGACGCAACCGTGCCACCAAGTTCACTTGAAAAAGTGAGCGCATGTTGATTGTTTAAGGGTTTGAATAGAGCCATCCATGAAGGGTGGCTTTATTCTTTTTTGTTCGGTCCAAGTTGTAACTTAACGGCCGTAATCCTTTGCCATTTCCCTGTGAAGATCCGGTTCCTCCTCATATGGTTGTTCCTGCCGTTTGCCGCCGCCGCCCAGTTGCTGGGAGGGCGGAGCTCGTACGCATTCCTGGAACTGCCGCCCTCGCCGCAGATCACCGCGCTGGGAGGCGCCAACGTGGCCATCCAGGGGAATGACGTGAGCACGGCGCTACTCAACCCCTCGCTGCTCCGGCCGGAAATGGGCGGGCAATTGCAGGTGAACATGGCCGGGTACAACGGTGGCATCAAATATGGGCACGCCGCTTTTGGCGCGTATGCTCCTAAAATGCAGACTTCCTTCGCGGCAAGCCTTCAGTACGTGGGGTACGGGCAGATGCAGCATACCGACGTGACCGGGAATGTAATGGGGACCTTCCGGCCGGTGGATTTTTCCTTCCAGCTGACCGCCTCCCGCCGCTACCTCGAAAAATGGTATTACGGCCTCACGGTGAAATACATCCGCTCCAGATATTTCGACTACAGCTCCACCGGCCTCGCGGCCGATGTCGGCATCACGTTCACCGATTCCGCACGCGGTTGGCAGGCGGGGCTCGTGGCCATGAATATGGGCACGCAGTTCACCAAATACGCG
Proteins encoded in this region:
- a CDS encoding porin family protein; this translates as MKKLFLALVVISGLTVSSAKAQKMIRFGFKGGANLGKIDGTGYDDAFKLGWHLGGFAQINLVKGFGIQPELIYSSSKTEVKNTGEFQTEYELNQVKENKPKLDYLSIPVLANIDLGSPRFKLQVGPQFSIMTSKKRNVFQEGKEAFKGGDFGAVGGLWLQLPIVNISARYVIGLSNVNDITFANGTNPEKWKNQSIQLGVGITL
- the lon gene encoding endopeptidase La; protein product: MNTFFLGNTEEEMEFMPIIPLNEDGEGQEEDLIPEELALLPLRNTVLFPGVVLPITVGRDKSIKAVNDAYKTDKMIGVVAQKDSNVEEPAVTDLNEVGTVAKIVKLIKMPDGGTTIIIQGRKRFRIKEIVTEDPYFKAKYDILSDEVEEGDSEFDAYVSSIKDLAGQIIALSPHLPSEASIILKNIENAPFLIHFVSSNLNSDVKEKQRILEISNLRQRAEVLMKLLQLELQLAELKNKINNKTKQDLDKQQRDYFLQQQMKSIKEELGGDSNDREIKEMIRKSEAKKWPDAARDLFTKGIEKLERMHPSTPDYSVVYNHLDLMLDLPWQDYTKDSYDLKKAKKVLDHDHYGMDRIKDRILEYLAVLKLKGDMKSPILCFVGPPGIGKTSLGRSIANAIGRKYARLSLGGLHDESEIRGHRKTYIGAMAGRILQTIRKVKSSNPVMILDEIDKIGNDFRGDPASALLEVLDPEQNSTFYDNYLELEYDLSKVLFIATANNLGAIPHALRDRLEIIDLSGYSIEEKVEIAKRHLLPKQKEMHGLDNVKLSFANKVIEKVIANYTRESGVRELDRQFAAIMRSLAKDVALGKTPKEAVSEERIAQALGKPKYNNEMYKTGNPPGVAVGLAWTYVGGDILFIESSLSDGKGELKLTGNLGNVMKESAVTALSWLQANALNFKIDPKVFQQKTIHIHVPEGAVPKDGPSAGVTMLTALASVYTGRRVKPYLAMTGEITLRGQVLPVGGIKEKILAAKRAGIKEIILCWQNEKDIQDINPDYIKGLKFHYVREMNQVLESALLKR
- the porQ gene encoding type IX secretion system protein PorQ → MKIRFLLIWLFLPFAAAAQLLGGRSSYAFLELPPSPQITALGGANVAIQGNDVSTALLNPSLLRPEMGGQLQVNMAGYNGGIKYGHAAFGAYAPKMQTSFAASLQYVGYGQMQHTDVTGNVMGTFRPVDFSFQLTASRRYLEKWYYGLTVKYIRSRYFDYSSTGLAADVGITFTDSARGWQAGLVAMNMGTQFTKYASDENATLPFDLQVGISKQLAHVPIQLSATIHHLHQFDIRYSGPDLRNDIRIENGDTLRTGGYGIDNLFRHFVLAAQWNIGKYLEITGGYNHLRRQELSLPERRGMSGFSLGVGVVVKKFQLRYARSWYQRAVGFHHIGCSIPLQQWAGIGIFDGRAGR